In one window of Halorubrum sp. BV1 DNA:
- a CDS encoding AI-2E family transporter, translated as MNRGQSFLLLLIGSVALLTIFVILPFVEYVIASAILAYVLFPFHVRLSRRLRSLLARRLRQSLAQRVGSMLSALGLILTAVVSVILPVAYISWVFARDLADIARGNTDIDVAAIEAEIGALTGQEVDVGELLAMGGQLLVDSLFGGVSGIVTTGLRASVGLSLALFLVYYTLIDGPAFVRWLRSTSPLPQHVTSDLVDRVDAMTRGVVIGHIVVALLQAAVAGIGLWAAGIPDVVFWTFVMAVLALVPLVGAFFVWGPAAAYLVAVDQVTAGVFLAVYGVLVIAMVDNYARPFVIDQQAHLNPAVILLGVFGGIYSVGFTGLFVGPIVIGVLAATLETFREDYDTI; from the coding sequence ATGAACCGCGGTCAGTCGTTTCTCCTGTTGCTCATCGGGTCCGTCGCTCTCCTGACTATCTTCGTCATCCTCCCGTTCGTCGAGTACGTCATCGCGTCTGCCATCCTCGCGTACGTCCTCTTTCCGTTCCACGTTCGCCTCTCTCGGCGGCTTCGATCGCTTCTCGCCCGCCGGCTTCGACAGTCGCTCGCACAGCGGGTCGGCAGCATGCTCTCCGCGTTGGGGCTCATTCTCACCGCCGTCGTCTCTGTTATCCTGCCTGTCGCGTACATCTCGTGGGTGTTCGCCCGCGACTTGGCCGACATCGCGCGCGGAAATACCGACATCGACGTGGCCGCGATCGAAGCCGAGATCGGTGCTCTCACCGGACAGGAGGTCGACGTCGGCGAGCTGCTCGCGATGGGCGGACAGCTCCTCGTCGACTCGCTTTTCGGCGGGGTAAGCGGGATCGTCACGACGGGGCTCCGCGCGTCGGTCGGGCTCTCGCTGGCGCTGTTTCTCGTCTACTACACGCTCATCGACGGTCCGGCGTTCGTTCGCTGGCTCCGCTCGACGAGTCCGCTGCCCCAGCACGTCACGTCCGATCTCGTGGACCGGGTCGACGCGATGACCCGCGGGGTCGTGATCGGACACATCGTCGTGGCGCTGTTGCAGGCGGCCGTCGCCGGGATCGGCCTCTGGGCCGCCGGGATTCCGGACGTCGTGTTCTGGACGTTCGTCATGGCCGTGCTCGCGCTCGTCCCGCTCGTCGGAGCGTTCTTCGTCTGGGGACCGGCCGCGGCGTACCTCGTCGCCGTCGATCAGGTGACTGCGGGCGTCTTCCTCGCCGTCTACGGGGTGCTCGTGATCGCCATGGTCGACAACTACGCCCGACCGTTCGTCATCGACCAGCAGGCACACCTTAACCCGGCGGTCATTCTGCTCGGAGTGTTCGGCGGGATCTACTCCGTCGGCTTCACCGGGCTGTTCGTCGGCCCGATCGTCATCGGCGTGCTCGCCGCGACGCTCGAAACGTTCCGCGAAGATTACGACACTATCTAG
- the hpt gene encoding hypoxanthine/guanine phosphoribosyltransferase, which produces MDQLRQSLLDAPIIEKGEYQYFVHPISDGVPMLEPELLREIVIRIIRKAELENVDKIVTPAAMGIHISTALSLMTDIPLVVIRKRQYGLDGEVPLFQETGYSESEMYINDVEEGDRVLVLDDVLSTGGTMKAILDALTDEVGADVVDVVAVIKKAGENELDDTDYNVKTLINVTVEDGEVVIVDAQGDE; this is translated from the coding sequence ATGGACCAGTTGCGGCAGTCGCTCCTCGACGCGCCGATCATCGAGAAAGGCGAGTATCAGTACTTCGTCCACCCGATAAGCGACGGCGTCCCGATGCTCGAACCGGAGCTGCTCCGGGAGATCGTCATCCGGATCATCCGGAAGGCGGAACTCGAGAACGTCGACAAGATCGTCACGCCCGCCGCGATGGGGATCCACATCTCCACCGCGCTCTCTCTCATGACCGACATCCCGCTCGTCGTCATCCGCAAGCGGCAGTACGGCCTCGACGGCGAGGTGCCGCTGTTCCAGGAGACGGGGTACTCCGAGTCTGAGATGTACATCAACGACGTCGAGGAGGGCGACCGCGTGCTCGTGTTAGACGACGTGCTCTCGACCGGCGGCACGATGAAGGCGATCTTAGACGCGCTCACCGACGAGGTCGGCGCGGACGTCGTCGACGTCGTGGCCGTGATCAAGAAGGCGGGCGAAAACGAGCTCGACGACACCGACTACAACGTGAAGACGCTGATCAACGTCACCGTCGAGGACGGCGAGGTCGTGATCGTCGACGCCCAAGGCGACGAGTAG
- a CDS encoding truncated hemoglobin → MSEQTLYERLGGHEGIRAVVDDFYDRLLADDALGPFFETADMEKLRRTQTEYLCEAAGGPETYDAEPIREAHLHVPFTPEHIQRAVELLHESLDAFDVPAEDADAVVQAVARYEEALLARPGDETE, encoded by the coding sequence ATGTCTGAACAAACGCTGTACGAACGTCTGGGAGGTCACGAGGGAATTCGCGCCGTGGTCGATGATTTCTACGACAGGTTGCTGGCAGACGATGCGTTGGGACCGTTTTTTGAGACCGCGGACATGGAGAAACTCCGTCGAACGCAGACGGAGTACCTGTGCGAGGCGGCGGGCGGCCCGGAGACGTACGACGCCGAACCCATCCGTGAGGCCCACTTACACGTTCCGTTTACCCCGGAGCACATCCAGCGAGCGGTCGAGTTGTTACACGAGAGTTTGGACGCCTTCGATGTGCCTGCCGAAGACGCGGACGCCGTCGTTCAGGCGGTTGCCAGGTACGAAGAAGCGTTGCTGGCACGACCGGGCGACGAAACGGAGTGA
- a CDS encoding DUF1684 domain-containing protein: MGKATDSDDDDWVRQITHERRAKVEHFRDSARSPLPESMRGDEFPGLAYFEPDRTYRFVLPLHEHDEQETVTVETTADGEQTYRRWGEFSFEIDGERSVLQAYRPTDGSDRFWVPFRDETNGEETYGAGRYLDLEPERDRVDGEWILDFNHAYNPTCAYNHAYECPLIPMENWLDVRIEAGEKDFPADPAGSHSPESN, translated from the coding sequence ATGGGCAAGGCGACCGACAGCGACGACGACGACTGGGTTCGGCAGATTACGCACGAGCGGCGGGCGAAGGTGGAACACTTCCGCGATTCGGCGCGGTCGCCGCTGCCGGAGTCGATGCGCGGCGACGAGTTCCCCGGGCTAGCGTACTTCGAACCGGACCGAACGTACCGGTTCGTGCTCCCGCTTCACGAACACGACGAGCAGGAGACCGTGACCGTCGAGACGACCGCTGACGGCGAGCAGACGTACCGCCGGTGGGGCGAGTTCAGCTTCGAGATCGACGGCGAGCGGTCAGTCCTGCAGGCGTACCGACCGACCGACGGCTCCGACCGGTTCTGGGTTCCCTTCCGAGACGAGACCAACGGCGAAGAAACGTACGGCGCGGGCCGGTACCTCGACCTCGAACCGGAGCGCGACCGCGTCGACGGCGAGTGGATACTCGATTTCAACCACGCGTACAACCCGACATGCGCGTACAACCACGCGTACGAGTGTCCGCTGATCCCGATGGAAAACTGGCTCGACGTTCGGATCGAGGCCGGTGAGAAAGACTTTCCCGCCGATCCCGCTGGGTCCCACTCTCCGGAGTCGAACTGA
- a CDS encoding DUF6149 family protein, with translation MKIRQNIRHWAAKKALTTPVVGDVANDKLVDLHTSIFLNKADEERRKERRDHLDGFFDATMDAYVAALERGFTEAEAREITHVQANFDFFNHGWTEMMEIPGDELETHYRRYEEFFTDHAITIDDPLGAFRPADGVPEAPETPDRLETAAYENALAGFADDVYVETDEGETVVGGETEAPDEVDPSAAPGLDEDEASV, from the coding sequence ATGAAAATCCGCCAGAACATCCGTCACTGGGCCGCGAAGAAGGCGCTTACGACGCCGGTCGTGGGCGACGTGGCGAACGACAAGCTCGTCGACCTCCACACGAGCATCTTCCTCAACAAGGCCGACGAAGAGCGTCGTAAAGAGCGACGCGACCACCTCGACGGTTTCTTCGACGCGACGATGGACGCGTACGTCGCCGCCTTAGAGCGAGGGTTCACCGAAGCCGAGGCCCGCGAGATCACGCACGTCCAGGCCAATTTCGACTTCTTCAACCACGGCTGGACGGAGATGATGGAGATACCCGGCGACGAGTTGGAGACACACTACCGCCGCTACGAGGAGTTCTTTACCGACCACGCGATCACCATCGACGATCCGCTCGGCGCGTTTCGGCCGGCCGACGGGGTCCCCGAGGCACCGGAGACGCCGGACCGACTTGAGACCGCAGCGTACGAGAACGCGCTCGCGGGATTCGCCGACGACGTGTACGTCGAGACCGACGAGGGCGAGACCGTCGTCGGCGGTGAGACCGAAGCGCCAGACGAGGTCGACCCGAGCGCCGCTCCCGGACTCGACGAAGACGAAGCCAGCGTCTGA
- a CDS encoding molybdenum cofactor biosynthesis protein B produces the protein MSDSHAHGSDDSRSTDDGHHDHEAHTHGDHDGHSQGDHHDHDADTVAVAVVTVSSSRSLDSGDRSGEYVATAFEEAGHEVSVRELVPDEYDSVQGTVDRLARRKDTDVVVTTGGTGVTPDDVTPEAVRPLFAKTLAGFGELFRRLSYEEIGTRTIGSRATAGIAAGTPVFCLPGSENAVRLGVDEILLPEVGHLVGLAGRDREDDADEDSGGSDDENGDEPRKSEK, from the coding sequence ATGAGCGACAGCCACGCCCACGGTAGCGACGATAGCCGGTCGACCGACGACGGCCATCACGACCACGAAGCGCACACTCACGGCGACCACGACGGACACAGTCAGGGCGACCATCACGACCACGACGCCGACACCGTCGCGGTCGCCGTGGTGACCGTCTCCTCCTCCCGCTCGCTCGATTCGGGCGACAGGTCTGGCGAGTACGTCGCGACGGCGTTCGAGGAGGCCGGACACGAGGTCTCAGTTCGCGAGCTCGTCCCCGACGAGTACGACAGCGTCCAAGGGACCGTCGACCGGCTCGCCCGCCGCAAGGACACCGACGTGGTCGTCACCACCGGCGGGACCGGCGTCACCCCCGACGACGTGACGCCGGAAGCGGTCCGGCCGCTGTTCGCGAAGACGCTCGCCGGGTTCGGGGAACTGTTTCGCCGGCTCTCCTACGAGGAGATCGGTACGCGGACGATCGGGTCGCGGGCGACCGCGGGTATCGCCGCGGGGACGCCGGTGTTCTGTCTCCCAGGCTCCGAGAACGCGGTCAGGCTCGGCGTCGACGAGATACTCCTCCCGGAAGTCGGCCACCTCGTCGGGCTCGCCGGTCGCGACCGCGAGGACGATGCGGATGAGGATAGCGGCGGATCAGACGACGAGAACGGCGACGAACCGCGGAAATCAGAGAAATAA
- a CDS encoding PAS domain S-box protein, with protein MFHGAHDGQSGPPDDEFYVSFIEESTDPVVSVDATGVVAYANPAAERTLGYDAGALVGRRLGSLIPERIADRRARSLRERLSTPERLVDGGNVTVPLADTDGTSRTFSVRFHKHDPGDGQVYTGIFRERTEGARGRDLRTYRNLIEHAGHAIYVTDTDGTIEYVNPAFTEHTGYEPEEAVGETPAILNSGEMSSEYFDSLWETLRSGGVWEEEITDRRKDGTLYHAHQTIAPVFDEAGTVSRFVAIQTDITNRKQAEGRLKQYRDIVERLDDPILLQNRDGGFELLNEAVSEFAGVPRERLYGTDETAFMDDASAAEIDEHRQRVLETEEPTSYEISPTFPESDRDATFSTRRYPYYDGDGELAGTFAICHDVTELKRQQAELERYERAVEGATDLIAAVDRDERFLFANKQYRVYHGIDEGADIRGRTLADVVDDEQYSEVTRRVSRALNGNTVEYRTSRTHPDRGTRRFDVRYYPFKPTGDGAAAAGGVVGVLRDVTDSENRAHQLRVVDRVLQHNLRNAMTVVRGRAEQIAESDDPAATDAAADVIARAEALLSTSEKVHHITEVLSDPPETESVDVSRAVERIAAAVADEFPEASVSVSTAESATASATTWLSRAIDELLRNAIVHHDGDEPAVEAAVELTDDGVTIRITDDGPGLSEMNREVLETGEAVDALFHGSGLGLWLVYWVVQQSGGSASVDDADPRGTRITVTLPRPAVRRDA; from the coding sequence ATGTTTCACGGCGCGCACGACGGACAGTCGGGTCCGCCTGATGACGAGTTCTACGTCTCGTTTATCGAGGAGAGCACGGATCCGGTCGTGTCCGTCGATGCGACGGGTGTCGTGGCGTACGCGAACCCGGCCGCAGAGCGGACCCTAGGGTACGACGCCGGAGCGCTTGTCGGTCGACGTCTCGGATCGCTGATCCCAGAGCGCATCGCCGACCGCCGAGCCCGGTCTCTCCGCGAACGGCTCTCGACACCCGAGCGTCTCGTCGACGGCGGAAACGTCACGGTTCCGCTCGCGGACACCGACGGGACGTCCCGAACGTTTTCCGTGAGGTTCCACAAACACGACCCCGGAGACGGTCAGGTGTACACCGGCATCTTCCGCGAACGAACCGAAGGTGCTCGAGGTCGCGACCTCCGGACGTATCGAAACCTGATCGAACACGCCGGACACGCGATATACGTCACAGACACCGACGGCACGATCGAGTACGTCAATCCGGCATTCACGGAACACACCGGCTACGAACCGGAGGAGGCCGTGGGCGAGACGCCGGCGATCCTCAACTCCGGGGAGATGTCGTCCGAATACTTCGACTCGCTGTGGGAGACGCTCCGTTCGGGCGGGGTGTGGGAAGAGGAGATAACCGACCGGAGAAAAGACGGCACGCTGTATCACGCCCATCAGACGATCGCGCCGGTGTTCGACGAGGCGGGGACGGTCTCCCGGTTCGTCGCCATCCAGACGGACATCACGAATCGGAAGCAGGCGGAGGGACGGCTGAAGCAGTACCGCGACATCGTCGAACGCCTCGACGACCCGATCTTATTGCAGAACCGCGACGGTGGGTTCGAACTCCTCAACGAGGCTGTGAGCGAGTTCGCCGGCGTGCCTCGCGAGCGGTTGTATGGAACGGACGAGACCGCCTTCATGGACGACGCGAGCGCCGCCGAAATCGACGAACACCGGCAGCGGGTCCTGGAGACGGAGGAGCCGACGTCGTACGAAATCTCTCCGACGTTTCCGGAAAGCGACCGGGACGCGACGTTCAGCACTCGTCGGTACCCCTACTACGACGGCGACGGCGAACTGGCGGGGACGTTCGCGATCTGCCACGACGTCACCGAACTCAAGCGCCAGCAAGCCGAACTAGAACGGTACGAGCGCGCCGTCGAGGGCGCGACCGACCTCATTGCCGCCGTCGACCGCGACGAACGGTTCCTGTTCGCGAACAAGCAGTACCGGGTGTACCACGGGATAGACGAGGGGGCAGACATCCGCGGCCGCACCCTCGCAGACGTCGTCGACGACGAACAGTACTCCGAGGTAACTCGACGAGTGAGTCGCGCGCTCAACGGGAATACGGTCGAATATCGAACGAGTCGAACCCACCCGGACCGCGGCACGCGGCGGTTCGACGTCCGGTACTACCCGTTCAAACCCACCGGAGACGGGGCTGCTGCGGCCGGCGGCGTCGTCGGGGTCCTGCGCGACGTAACGGACAGCGAGAACCGCGCCCACCAGCTTCGGGTCGTCGACCGGGTTCTGCAACACAACCTCCGCAACGCGATGACGGTCGTTCGCGGGCGGGCGGAACAGATCGCCGAGTCGGACGACCCGGCGGCCACCGACGCGGCCGCCGACGTGATCGCACGCGCCGAGGCGCTGCTGTCGACGAGCGAGAAGGTCCACCACATCACTGAGGTGTTGAGCGACCCCCCAGAGACGGAGTCGGTCGACGTCTCTCGAGCCGTCGAGCGGATCGCAGCGGCGGTCGCAGACGAGTTCCCGGAGGCGTCGGTGTCAGTGTCGACCGCGGAGTCGGCGACCGCGTCGGCGACGACGTGGCTCAGCCGCGCCATCGACGAACTGTTACGGAACGCGATCGTCCACCACGACGGGGACGAACCGGCCGTGGAGGCCGCGGTGGAACTGACCGACGACGGGGTGACGATCCGGATCACCGACGACGGTCCGGGACTGTCGGAAATGAATCGAGAGGTGTTAGAGACGGGCGAGGCCGTCGACGCCCTGTTTCACGGGAGCGGGCTCGGTCTCTGGCTCGTCTACTGGGTCGTCCAGCAGTCCGGCGGGTCCGCGAGCGTCGACGACGCGGACCCCCGAGGAACCCGTATCACGGTCACTCTTCCGCGGCCGGCCGTGCGACGCGACGCGTGA
- a CDS encoding CBS domain-containing protein, which yields MSGKPTVDEYMTRDVETVSPDETAGTVARRMAESDGHNGFPVTQGRTVEGFISAADLLLADDDAPVFTVMSDDLIVAHPKMKVTDAARVILRSGIQRLPVVDDADNLVGIISNTDVVRSQIERATPSKVGKLMRTLEQIHGVPLTEERREVRLTNLTPTQARVYADELEGRKYELERGLAEPLVVIDNDGTLHLADGHHRVMAAHESGIETMDAYVIVPDVRIDLGMAKTAEKEGLDDITDIEIVDYARHPLVETTKRLQ from the coding sequence ATGAGCGGCAAACCGACCGTCGACGAGTACATGACCCGCGACGTCGAGACGGTGAGTCCCGACGAGACCGCCGGGACGGTCGCCCGCCGCATGGCCGAGAGCGACGGACACAACGGATTCCCGGTCACCCAGGGCCGGACCGTCGAGGGGTTCATCTCGGCCGCCGACCTCCTCTTGGCCGACGACGACGCGCCGGTGTTCACGGTGATGTCGGACGACCTCATCGTGGCGCATCCGAAGATGAAGGTGACCGACGCCGCTCGCGTCATCCTGCGGTCCGGGATCCAGCGGCTCCCCGTAGTCGACGACGCCGACAATCTCGTTGGTATTATCTCGAACACCGATGTCGTGCGCTCGCAGATCGAGCGGGCGACGCCGAGCAAGGTCGGGAAGCTGATGCGGACGCTCGAACAGATCCACGGCGTCCCGCTCACCGAAGAGCGTCGCGAAGTCCGGCTCACGAACCTCACGCCCACGCAGGCGCGGGTGTACGCCGACGAACTCGAAGGCCGGAAATACGAGCTCGAACGCGGGCTGGCAGAGCCGCTCGTCGTCATCGACAACGACGGGACGCTCCACCTCGCGGATGGGCACCACAGAGTGATGGCCGCTCACGAGAGCGGCATCGAGACGATGGACGCGTACGTCATCGTTCCGGACGTGCGGATCGACCTCGGAATGGCCAAGACGGCAGAAAAAGAGGGACTCGACGACATCACCGACATCGAGATCGTCGACTACGCTCGTCACCCGCTCGTGGAGACGACGAAGCGCCTGCAGTGA
- a CDS encoding NAD(P)/FAD-dependent oxidoreductase: MSDSYVIVGDGIAGASAAETLREEAPDAEITVLTDEGESLYNRILIKEYAKGKLPEAPISIHQESWYDDHDVDLRLNTVVVDIDVENDAVHTHEGETFEYDSLLLAVGGTPQQLPVENADADGIHHFWTFQDARNIKESVEDAERAVIVGAGLLGIDFAAICGAQDVEAKYLMRGDAWWRYALSKEGAEIMHDAMRERGVEPVFDSGVDHFEVDDEGHVEAAIDPNGERYECDFAGVAIGLNFNTELIEPTPIETENGIVVDEYMRTNIDNVFAAGDITTFNDLVLGEQGKNGSWGSAKEQGTVAARNMVEYGADAFEWVSSYSITHFDFPFLSFGHPTLGDESVEATTDEGEWRRVALKDGKVVGGVLIGDLSPQSAFKQLMRDGRDVSGQTDLLMEPGFAVDDLAATTEQ, encoded by the coding sequence ATGAGTGATTCGTACGTGATCGTCGGTGACGGTATCGCGGGTGCGTCCGCGGCCGAGACGCTCCGTGAGGAAGCGCCGGACGCCGAGATCACGGTTCTCACCGACGAGGGAGAGTCCCTCTACAACCGGATCCTGATAAAGGAGTACGCGAAGGGGAAGCTCCCCGAAGCGCCGATCTCGATCCACCAGGAGTCGTGGTACGACGACCACGACGTCGACCTCCGGCTCAACACGGTCGTCGTCGACATCGACGTCGAAAACGACGCCGTCCACACCCACGAGGGCGAGACGTTCGAGTACGACTCGCTCCTCCTCGCCGTCGGCGGGACCCCCCAACAGCTCCCCGTCGAGAACGCCGACGCCGACGGGATCCACCACTTCTGGACGTTCCAAGACGCCCGAAACATCAAAGAGAGCGTCGAGGACGCAGAGCGGGCCGTCATCGTCGGTGCGGGGCTTCTCGGCATCGACTTCGCCGCCATCTGCGGCGCGCAGGACGTGGAGGCGAAGTACCTCATGCGCGGCGACGCGTGGTGGCGCTACGCGCTTTCGAAGGAGGGCGCAGAGATCATGCACGACGCGATGCGGGAACGTGGCGTCGAGCCGGTCTTCGACTCCGGCGTCGACCACTTCGAGGTAGACGACGAGGGCCACGTCGAAGCGGCCATCGACCCGAACGGTGAGCGCTACGAGTGCGACTTCGCGGGCGTCGCGATCGGACTCAACTTCAACACAGAACTCATCGAACCGACACCGATCGAGACCGAAAACGGCATCGTCGTCGACGAGTACATGCGGACCAACATCGACAACGTGTTCGCGGCGGGTGACATCACCACGTTCAACGACCTCGTGCTCGGCGAGCAGGGGAAAAACGGCTCGTGGGGATCGGCCAAAGAGCAGGGGACCGTCGCCGCACGCAACATGGTTGAGTACGGTGCCGACGCGTTCGAGTGGGTCTCCTCGTACTCGATCACTCACTTCGACTTCCCGTTCCTCTCGTTCGGCCACCCGACGCTCGGCGACGAGTCGGTCGAAGCGACGACCGACGAGGGCGAGTGGCGGCGCGTGGCACTCAAAGACGGCAAGGTCGTCGGCGGCGTCCTCATCGGCGACCTCTCGCCGCAGTCGGCGTTCAAACAGCTCATGCGCGACGGCCGCGACGTGAGCGGCCAGACGGACCTGCTCATGGAGCCCGGCTTCGCGGTCGACGACCTCGCAGCGACGACCGAACAGTAG
- the cofH gene encoding 7,8-didemethyl-8-hydroxy-5-deazariboflavin synthase subunit CofH, with protein MTSAGDSDATPGDSDGGAAAIDADEFDFADPSTDQSFENALAKARGGTRLTVDDAVELLATGTDRDGIDPVRKEAVLEAADRRRREAVGDEVTFVANINNNVTTACNTGCLFCNFKDSAHAFEADSDVDHAGFTKTPAESKAVVEDALDMGVYEVCSVSGLHPALALDAEHHEILAAYDDPASEVNYTPPDSYATDPGTYVEQIEAMSVGGIHVHSMTPEEAYHAKRGTDWTYEDVYRDLSAAGLDSAPGTAAEILVDEVRDVICPGKIGTDDWVAAMEGAVAAGLDVTSTMMYGHVETVEHRAEHLGVIRDLQDRTGGITEFVPLSFIHQNTPLYRHGVVDGGASRAEDELVVAVARLFLDNVDHVQASWVKSGDAHGLKLLNCGADDFMGTILSEEITKRAGGEYGEYRSFDDYVEMITAIGRTPVERSTDYRTRRRLDPDDGPHGPKLGPRADGTPLLSDGSSAGGESSAKSAEADD; from the coding sequence ATGACTTCGGCCGGCGACTCCGATGCGACTCCGGGCGACTCCGACGGCGGAGCCGCCGCCATCGATGCGGATGAGTTCGACTTCGCCGACCCCTCGACCGACCAGTCGTTTGAGAACGCGCTCGCGAAGGCCCGCGGCGGAACGCGGCTCACCGTCGACGACGCGGTCGAACTGCTCGCGACGGGGACGGACCGAGACGGGATCGATCCGGTCCGCAAGGAGGCCGTGTTGGAGGCCGCAGACCGGCGACGACGCGAGGCGGTCGGCGACGAGGTGACGTTCGTCGCCAACATCAACAACAACGTCACCACGGCCTGTAACACCGGCTGTCTGTTCTGTAACTTCAAGGACTCCGCTCACGCCTTCGAGGCCGACAGCGACGTCGACCACGCGGGGTTCACCAAGACCCCCGCGGAGTCGAAGGCGGTAGTCGAGGACGCGCTCGACATGGGCGTCTACGAGGTGTGTTCGGTCTCCGGGCTTCACCCCGCGCTGGCGCTCGACGCGGAACACCACGAGATCCTCGCCGCCTACGACGACCCGGCGAGCGAGGTGAACTACACGCCGCCGGACAGCTACGCCACCGATCCGGGCACCTACGTCGAACAGATCGAGGCGATGTCGGTCGGCGGGATCCACGTCCACTCGATGACGCCGGAAGAGGCGTACCACGCCAAACGCGGCACCGACTGGACGTACGAGGACGTGTACCGCGATCTCTCCGCGGCGGGGCTCGACTCCGCGCCGGGAACCGCCGCGGAGATCCTCGTCGATGAGGTCCGCGATGTGATCTGTCCGGGGAAGATCGGCACCGACGACTGGGTGGCGGCGATGGAGGGCGCGGTGGCGGCCGGCCTCGACGTGACCTCCACGATGATGTACGGCCACGTCGAGACGGTCGAACACCGTGCCGAGCACCTCGGCGTGATCCGCGACCTGCAGGACCGCACCGGCGGGATCACGGAGTTCGTCCCCCTCTCGTTCATTCACCAGAACACGCCGCTGTACCGACACGGCGTCGTGGACGGCGGCGCGTCGCGCGCCGAAGACGAACTGGTCGTCGCGGTCGCCCGCCTCTTTTTGGACAACGTCGACCACGTGCAGGCCTCGTGGGTCAAATCGGGCGACGCACACGGCCTCAAGCTCCTCAACTGCGGTGCCGACGACTTCATGGGAACCATCCTCTCCGAGGAGATCACGAAGCGGGCCGGCGGCGAGTACGGCGAGTACCGCTCGTTCGACGACTACGTCGAGATGATCACGGCGATCGGTCGGACGCCGGTCGAACGCTCGACCGACTACCGCACGCGTCGGCGTCTCGACCCCGACGACGGTCCGCACGGCCCGAAGCTCGGTCCGCGGGCCGACGGCACGCCACTCCTGTCTGACGGCTCGTCTGCGGGCGGCGAATCGAGTGCCAAATCCGCCGAGGCGGACGACTGA
- a CDS encoding DUF6293 family protein, which yields MQTHIVPVGFDYDRMIAPLIRDQFDVDRVILLEGTVGSEANVEYSRNIARKLEQDFTNLLGAETVRERLTDVYDYDAAFERAFDLINAELDGGANGDVSADDATDNGEVTTDAASGDDREVWVNLCSMPRPVSFAFATAAHSIMVERQDDRDRIHTYYTAPEKYLETELAEELRANRDLLEELLAERNGEDGTAETGNETSGVDTGRIADRLATTTELLSEFDERGTTIGAKRIGDTHVIELPVASFQNVKPFEELVLFTLGEHGEFASVSELAETLAADLNEEYTDSFRSKVIYNVDRLGPGGKGYIEREERGKSYRTTLSRIGELWVRAHADDDRDLA from the coding sequence ATGCAAACCCACATCGTGCCGGTCGGCTTCGATTACGACCGCATGATCGCCCCGCTCATCCGGGACCAGTTCGACGTCGACCGGGTGATCCTCTTGGAGGGGACGGTCGGCAGCGAGGCCAACGTGGAGTACTCGCGGAACATTGCCCGGAAGCTCGAACAGGATTTCACGAACTTACTCGGCGCGGAGACCGTCCGCGAGCGGCTGACCGACGTGTACGACTACGACGCCGCCTTCGAACGCGCCTTCGACCTGATCAACGCGGAGCTTGACGGCGGCGCGAACGGCGACGTGAGCGCGGACGACGCCACCGATAACGGCGAGGTGACCACAGACGCCGCGAGCGGCGACGACCGAGAGGTGTGGGTGAACCTCTGTTCGATGCCGCGTCCGGTCTCGTTCGCGTTCGCGACCGCCGCCCACTCGATCATGGTCGAGCGGCAGGACGACCGCGACCGGATCCACACCTACTACACCGCCCCCGAGAAGTACCTCGAAACGGAACTCGCGGAGGAGCTGCGAGCCAACCGGGACCTGCTCGAAGAACTGCTTGCGGAGCGCAACGGCGAGGACGGCACGGCCGAAACCGGGAACGAGACCTCCGGCGTCGACACCGGTCGAATCGCGGACCGGCTCGCGACGACGACGGAGTTACTCTCCGAGTTCGACGAGCGGGGAACGACCATCGGCGCGAAGCGCATCGGCGACACCCACGTCATCGAGCTGCCCGTCGCCTCTTTCCAGAACGTCAAGCCCTTCGAGGAACTCGTCTTGTTCACCCTCGGCGAGCACGGCGAGTTCGCCTCCGTCTCCGAACTGGCCGAGACGCTCGCGGCCGACCTCAACGAGGAGTACACGGACTCGTTCCGCTCGAAGGTGATCTACAACGTCGACCGCCTCGGTCCCGGCGGAAAAGGCTACATCGAGCGCGAGGAGCGCGGGAAGTCCTACCGGACGACGCTCTCGCGGATCGGCGAGCTGTGGGTCCGCGCCCACGCCGACGACGACCGCGATCTGGCGTGA